From Spiroplasma endosymbiont of Amphimallon solstitiale:
AGTCCAATCATAATTACTTTTTGTTTAATATCAGCTAGTGTCAATAATGAATGTGGAATATTAATGCGACCTTTGCTATCAATAGTTAATTCTTCTGAATTAGCAAATACTTGTCTTGCTAAAATTCTGGCTTCTTTCTGACCTTCGGATTGTGATAAGATTTTATCTTGTCATTTAATAAATTCAATTTCGTTACGAATAACTAAACAGCCTTCAAAACCTTTAGAAACAATAACAATCTCATTGTTATAAAAATAACTTCTAAACTTAGAAGGAATTATCATTCGTTTCTTTTCATCTAATGTTGACAATGATTGTCCTAGTAGCATAATATCACCCACACTTTCCCACTATTACCCATATTATATAACCTTTGGCATATAATTGCAATTGATTACTTTAAATGTATGACTAGTCAGTAAAATAAAAGAGCATAC
This genomic window contains:
- the mraZ gene encoding division/cell wall cluster transcriptional repressor MraZ, with the translated sequence MLLGQSLSTLDEKKRMIIPSKFRSYFYNNEIVIVSKGFEGCLVIRNEIEFIKWQDKILSQSEGQKEARILARQVFANSEELTIDSKGRINIPHSLLTLADIKQKVIMIGLSNKIEIWSETNWNSFNQDTKDKFESAAAALDEI